In Drosophila santomea strain STO CAGO 1482 chromosome 3L, Prin_Dsan_1.1, whole genome shotgun sequence, a single window of DNA contains:
- the LOC120448595 gene encoding protein cueball: MIRIRFGMDVLLVLLLATCLLSPTHGTPLEWDFAVTLRTKIQFMDSSWQTIATAAHEFDELSALTFDESEELIYFNDLKHRNGSIFSLKRDLIAANHVVEQTIARTGNESVAGLAYDPLTTNLFWSDTEQRKIFFASIHGSATPKVLVDLSAEGGRPDGVAVDVCRRKLYWTNSNVTHPTVERIDLDGSNRTVIVNSDIDMPRGIVVDQLSDRLFWIDDLKGVFFSVESSRLDGSDRQVVLKDKHHEPLNLAVTNDAIYWTDRTTRSVWSHPKVPVIRVTTTSKPEEDDSTDATDFKDPEPVAEDCPLVRVANLSEEARGIVVRTGFYQRLQKDHHCASIVRKVKQRVDEQSRMFEVSSLLDQKMKVLENERCMNNGEYKSATDLCICPTGFKGSRCEIRECHNYCVHGTCQMSESAYPKCYCQPGFTGERCEVSVCAGLCLNGGHCRVSKEENEAPTCECPAKFGGARCEQNSTEICSLFCRLLKHEPEMYVPFGCHSICEELAQGNSTNIAVPQYQHLEVCLTPTVWTSSVIIILVVGIVSSLLLVAVIVHGIRRLYKPKRPRIRKTFVVRKQARTNSAGDTPLTNRPLATEQCEITIENCCNMNICETPCFDPKLVEQTLSKSSCKEDKKILIHNMEDDLY, from the exons ATGATCCGGATCCGATTTGGAATGGATGTGCTGTTAGTTTTACTACTTGCCACATGCCTGCTGTCCCCTACACATGGAACGCCACTGGAGTGGG ACTTTGCCGTCACGCTGAGGACGAAGATCCAGTTCATGGACAGCTCCTGGCAGACGATAGCCACCGCCGCCCACGAGTTTGACGAGCTGTCCGccctgaccttcgacgagtCGGAGGAGCTGATCTACTTCAACGACCTGAAGCACCGGAACGGCAGCATATTCTCCCTGAAAAGGGATCTCATTGCCGCCAACCACGTGGTGGAGCAAACGATCGCACGCACGGGCAATGAGTCAGTGGCAGGACTAGCCTACGATCCACTGACCACGAACCTCTTCTGGTCGGACACCGAGCAAAGGAAGATCTTCTTCGCTTCCATTCACGGCTCTGCCACGCCCAAGGTTCTGGTGGATCTGAGCGCGGAGGGTGGACGACCCGATGGCGTGGCCGTGGATGTGTGTCGCCGCAAGCTGTACTGGACGAACTCAAACGTCACGCATCCCACCGTGGAGAGGATCGATCTGGATGGCAGCAATAGGACCGTGATCGTCAACTCCGACATTGATATGCCCAGGGGCATTGTGGTGGATCAGCTGTCGGATCGCCTCTTCTGGATTGACGACCTGAAGGGCGTGTTCTTCTCGGTGGAGAGCTCCAGGCTGGACGGTTCCGATCGTCAGGTGGTGCTGAAGGACAAGCACCACGAGCCCCTGAACCTGGCCGTGACCAACGATGCGATCTACTGGACGGACCGTACTACCAGGTCTGTTTGGAGTCACCCGAAAGTGCCGGTGATTCGGGTTACCACCACCAGCAAGCCAGAGGAGGATGATTCCACGGATGCCACGGACTTCAAGGACCCGGAGCCGGTGGCCGAGGACTGTCCGCTGGTGCGCGTTGCCAATCTCAGCGAGGAGGCGCGCGGTATTGTGGTTCGCACCGGTTTCTACCAGAGGCTGCAGAAGGACCACCACTGCGCCAGCATTGTGCGCAAGGTGAAGCAGCGCGTGGATGAGCAGAGCAGGATGTTCGAAGTAAGCTCACTGCTGGACCAGAAGATGAAAGTTCTCGAAAACGAGCGTTGCATGAACAACGGCGAATACAAGTCTGCCACCGATTTGTGCATCTGCCCCACAGGCTTCAAGGGTTCCCGTTGCGAGATCCGCGAGTGCCACAACTACTGCGTCCACGGCACATGCCAGATGTCGGAGTCGGCCTACCCCAAGTGCTACTGCCAGCCGGGATTCACGGGCGAGCGCTGCGAGGTGAGCGTGTGCGCTGGACTGTGCCTTAATGGTGGTCACTGTCGGGTGTCCAAGGAGGAGAACGAAGCGCCCACCTGTGAGTGTCCCGCCAAGTTTGGAGGAGCTCGCTGCGAGCAGAACTCCACGGAGATATGCTCCCTCTTCTGCCGTCTGTTGAAACACGAGCCGGAGATGTATGTGCCCTTCGGCTGTCACAGCAT CTGTGAGGAACTGGCTCAAGGCAATAGCACCAACATTGCTGTTCCGCAGTACCAGCACTTGGAGGTGTGCCTTACGCCCACCGTGTGGACAAGCAGCGTGATCATCATCCTCGTCGTGGGCATTGTGTCTAGTCTGCTCCTGGTGGCTGTGATCGTTCACGGAATCCGTCGCCTGTACAAACCCAAGCGCCCACGCATCAGGAAGACCTTTGTTGTTCGCAAGCAGGCTAGAACCAACTCGGCAGGCGACACGCCGCTCACCAACCGCCCACTGGCCACCGAGCAGTGCGAGATCACGATAGAGAACTGCTGCAACATGAACATCTGCGAAACG CCCTGTTTCGATCCCAAGCTGGTGGAGCAGACGCTGTCCAAGTCCAGCTGCAAGGAGGACAAGAAGATACTCATCCACAACATGGAGGATGACCTGTACTAG